The segment GAGCGTTCGGCCACTTCCACCAGCCGCAGCGAGTTCGACGATTTGGGCGATCCGATCACCAGCACCAGCCCGCATTGCTCGGCGATCGCCTTTACCGAGGCTTGCCGGTTCGACGTGGCGTAGCAGATATCCTCGCCGCGCGGCGACTGGATGGTGGGAAAGCGCTGCTGCAGCACGGCTACCATCTGCGCGGTGTCGTCCACCGACAATGTGGTCTGCGTCAGGAAGGCGAGATTGTCGGGGTCGGCGGGCTGATAGGCCAGCGCATCCGCGACCGTCTCTATGAGCGACATCGATCCCTCGGGCACCTGGCCGAAGGTGCCGATCACCTCGGGGTGGCCCTTATGGCCGATGAACAGGATATGTCGGCCGGCCGCGACATGGCGTTCGGCCTGGCGGTGGACGCGCGACACCAGCGGGCAGGTCGCGTCGAGATAGCTCAGTCCACGCTCCTGCGCCTTGGCGGGCACCGCCTTGGGCACGCCGTGCGCCGAAAAGACGACGGGTACGTCGTCGGGCACTTCATGCAGTTCCTCGACAAAGATCGCGCCCTTGGCCTTCAGCGTGTCGACCACATATTTGTTGTGGACGATTTCGTGGCGCACATAGACGGGTGCGCCGAACTTCTCGATGGCCAGCTCGACAATGCGGATCGCGCGGTCAACGCCTGCGCAAAAGCCGCGCGGCGCGGCGATCAGCAGGTCGAGCGGGGGGAGGGGAGCAATGGTCTCGGTCATGTCACGCGCCCCTCTACGCTATTGCTCGGTCGCACGAAAGCGCTTCCTAAAGCCTATCGCGCTATTGCCCATCGCCTCGCTTGCTGGCAATCGTGCCGTCTCAGAATATTCGGGGATCCTGTCTGTGCCACGTATCAAGCCGCTTCTCGTCTGCACCGCGCTCGTTGCGCTTTCGGCCTGTGGAGGCAAGGACAACCAGCTCGTGATCGGCGGCATCACCGCCACGCGGTCGGCCTGCACCGCGGTCGGCGTGCCCGCGCAGACCGGCGATATCACGCTGTTCAGTCCCGAAAACAGCCGCGACGCCAGCGCGATCGACGTGGTGGCAACGATCACCAACGTCCAGTCGACCTGCGACGATACCGGCCCTGAAATCCTCACCAACGCCACGTTCGACGTGCTCGCAACGCGCACCGATCCGCGCGGCGCGCGCGAAGTGGTGCTGCCCTATTATTCCACCGTGCTGCGCGCCGGTCGCGTCGTCGTGTCCAAGCGGGTGAGCCATGTCGCCATCCGTTTCGAGGATGGTCAGACCCGTG is part of the Sphingomonas sp. C3-2 genome and harbors:
- the ispH gene encoding 4-hydroxy-3-methylbut-2-enyl diphosphate reductase encodes the protein MTETIAPLPPLDLLIAAPRGFCAGVDRAIRIVELAIEKFGAPVYVRHEIVHNKYVVDTLKAKGAIFVEELHEVPDDVPVVFSAHGVPKAVPAKAQERGLSYLDATCPLVSRVHRQAERHVAAGRHILFIGHKGHPEVIGTFGQVPEGSMSLIETVADALAYQPADPDNLAFLTQTTLSVDDTAQMVAVLQQRFPTIQSPRGEDICYATSNRQASVKAIAEQCGLVLVIGSPKSSNSLRLVEVAERSGVPARMIQRASEIDFEWLDGVTTLGITAGASAPELLVREVVDRLAERFTVNERQVETAVEDISFKLPRGLEPA